In one window of Pseudomonas benzenivorans DNA:
- a CDS encoding translocation/assembly module TamB domain-containing protein: MRRGLRCGAYALLGVIALVALALWLLLGTSGGSRWALERVPGLKVEGFEGRLGGRWQAERLTWHQDDDRLVVQAPLLEWSPRCLWRLTLCVARLQAERVELQSAPSTEPDAQPLGLPDLQLPLAVELGELRIGSLLIDDDEPLHGLQLSAHWQDEGLSIDRLAVRRGGLQLELQGRLQPQGAWPLSASGRLQLPAPDKHDWQLALEVDGDLLGSLRLSADSSGYLQGRLSGEVQPLAENLPATARLIADGFMASGELPPTLRLDKVELSAGGDLASGYRVQGTAELPGEGGALALALALQGRVDLQGAEVAKLSLEAGPEQHLHLSGRIDWQEALSLDSRFHWQDFPWRRLLPEVEEPPVSLRQLRGELAYQDGHYLGHFAAQLQGPAGDFNLQSPLSGDLRQLFLPDLRLQAGQGRATGQLSLGFAEGLRWDARLQLSDLDPAYWLAELPGRLAGPLNSSGELQQGRLRLEADIDLDGRLRGQPARLQAQASGAGDHWTLRRIDLRLGDNRIQGSGALQERLSGQLQLALPRLGQLWPQLQGQLEGRLDLAGSLQAPQGRLRAQGRRLAVAERRVQRLELDARLDATQQARIELQADGIALGETELGRLSATGRGDARRQQLQVQLEGPLLRGALDVAGELRDGAWHGRLRSGEVHSGGQDWRLQQPAGLLRRADGRLELGAHCWRSGPASLCGEAQRLLPEPQIRYRLADFPLDSLSPWLPKDFAWQGQLDAEIALDLPPSGPRGRVTVDAGRGSWRIRDQDQWLTFGYDELRLDSQLRPAGIDTRLALRGPKLGELSLQATLDPRSTRKPLSGSFRLSGLDLALARPFVPRVEQLAGRLEGSGSLGGELLAPRIDGRVQLRDGEIGGGELPSNFRDLQLQANIAGERLQLDGGWRSGEQGRGELSGELTWASGLQGQLRVRGRRLPVSVEPYAELEVEPDLRLSLAADQLALSGKVAIPRGKIQIRELPPSTVQLSDDAVIVGQDSPPARAPAIAMDIDVEVGQDRLSFSGFGLRADLAGRVHIGDDLDTRGELNLNNGRFRAYGQRLTIRRARLLFAGPIDQPFLDIEAIRRVDQVVAGLRLSGRAEQPRSEVFSEPAMSQEQALSYLVLGRPQGQGSGDNNLLAQAALAMGLASSASLTGGLAQRLGIEDFQLDSEGSGVTTSVVASGNLSERLSLRYGVGVFEPANTLALRYQLSKRLYLEAASGLASSLDLFYRRDF; the protein is encoded by the coding sequence GTGAGGCGCGGTCTGCGCTGCGGCGCCTATGCGCTGCTCGGCGTCATCGCCCTGGTAGCGCTGGCACTGTGGCTGCTGCTCGGCACGAGCGGCGGCAGCCGCTGGGCGCTGGAGAGGGTGCCGGGGCTGAAGGTCGAGGGTTTCGAGGGCCGCCTGGGCGGCCGTTGGCAGGCCGAGCGCCTGACCTGGCATCAGGACGACGATCGCCTGGTGGTGCAGGCGCCGCTACTGGAGTGGTCGCCACGCTGCCTGTGGCGTCTGACCCTGTGCGTCGCGCGTCTGCAGGCCGAGCGGGTCGAACTGCAGAGCGCCCCGAGCACGGAGCCCGATGCCCAACCCTTAGGCCTGCCGGATCTGCAATTGCCCCTGGCCGTGGAGCTGGGCGAACTGCGCATCGGCAGCCTGCTGATCGATGACGATGAGCCGTTGCACGGCCTGCAGTTGTCGGCGCACTGGCAGGACGAGGGCCTGAGCATCGACCGTCTCGCGGTGCGCCGCGGTGGGCTGCAGCTCGAACTGCAGGGCCGCCTGCAGCCGCAAGGAGCTTGGCCGCTCAGCGCCAGCGGACGTCTGCAGCTGCCGGCGCCCGATAAGCACGACTGGCAACTGGCCCTGGAGGTGGACGGCGACCTGCTCGGCAGTCTGCGCCTGAGCGCCGACAGCAGTGGCTATCTGCAGGGGCGTCTGAGCGGCGAGGTGCAACCGCTGGCCGAGAACCTGCCGGCGACCGCCCGGCTGATCGCCGATGGCTTCATGGCCAGCGGCGAACTGCCGCCGACCCTGCGCCTGGACAAGGTCGAGCTCAGCGCCGGTGGCGACCTGGCCAGCGGTTACCGGGTCCAGGGCACGGCCGAACTGCCGGGGGAGGGCGGTGCGCTGGCCCTGGCCCTGGCCCTGCAGGGGCGGGTCGACCTGCAGGGCGCCGAGGTGGCCAAGCTGAGCCTGGAAGCCGGGCCCGAGCAACATCTGCACCTCAGCGGCCGGATCGACTGGCAGGAGGCGCTGAGCCTCGACAGTCGTTTCCACTGGCAGGACTTCCCCTGGCGGCGCCTGCTGCCGGAGGTCGAAGAGCCGCCGGTGAGCCTGCGCCAGCTGCGGGGTGAGCTGGCCTATCAGGACGGCCACTACCTCGGCCACTTCGCTGCCCAGCTGCAGGGACCGGCCGGCGACTTCAACCTGCAGAGCCCACTCAGTGGCGACCTGCGGCAGTTGTTCCTCCCCGATCTGCGCCTACAGGCCGGCCAAGGTCGCGCCACCGGCCAGCTCAGCCTGGGCTTCGCCGAGGGCCTGCGCTGGGACGCACGGCTGCAGCTGAGCGACCTCGATCCAGCCTACTGGCTGGCCGAGCTGCCCGGACGGCTCGCCGGTCCCCTGAACAGCAGCGGCGAGTTGCAGCAGGGACGTCTGCGTCTGGAGGCGGACATCGACCTCGACGGTCGCCTGCGCGGCCAGCCGGCGCGCCTGCAGGCCCAGGCCAGCGGGGCCGGCGACCACTGGACGCTGCGCCGGATCGACCTGCGCCTGGGCGACAACCGCATACAGGGCAGTGGCGCGCTGCAGGAACGCCTCAGTGGGCAGTTGCAACTGGCGCTGCCGCGCCTCGGCCAGTTGTGGCCGCAGCTACAGGGCCAGCTCGAGGGGCGGCTGGACCTGGCCGGCAGCCTGCAGGCCCCACAAGGCCGGCTGCGGGCTCAAGGCCGGCGCCTGGCCGTTGCCGAGCGGCGTGTACAGCGCCTGGAGTTGGATGCCCGGCTCGACGCCACACAGCAGGCCCGGATCGAGCTGCAGGCCGATGGCATTGCCCTGGGAGAGACCGAGCTGGGCCGCCTGAGCGCGACGGGTCGCGGCGATGCGCGACGCCAACAGCTGCAGGTGCAGCTCGAGGGGCCGTTGCTGCGCGGCGCCCTGGATGTGGCCGGCGAGCTGCGTGACGGTGCCTGGCACGGCCGGTTGCGCAGCGGCGAGGTGCACAGCGGCGGCCAGGACTGGCGCCTGCAGCAACCGGCCGGCCTGCTGCGCAGGGCCGACGGCCGACTCGAACTGGGCGCCCATTGCTGGCGTTCCGGGCCGGCCAGCCTGTGCGGCGAGGCGCAACGGCTGCTGCCCGAGCCGCAGATTCGCTATCGCCTGGCCGACTTCCCCCTCGACAGCCTGAGCCCCTGGCTGCCCAAGGACTTCGCCTGGCAGGGGCAGCTGGATGCCGAGATCGCCCTCGACTTACCGCCCAGCGGGCCCCGCGGTCGGGTCACGGTCGATGCCGGGCGCGGCAGTTGGCGCATCCGCGATCAGGATCAGTGGCTGACGTTCGGCTACGACGAGCTGCGCCTGGACAGCCAATTGCGCCCGGCGGGCATCGACACGCGGCTCGCGCTGCGTGGGCCGAAGCTCGGCGAACTGTCGCTGCAGGCCACGCTCGATCCGCGTTCGACGCGCAAGCCGCTGAGCGGCAGTTTCCGCCTGAGCGGCCTGGACCTGGCCCTGGCCCGGCCCTTCGTGCCACGGGTCGAGCAGCTGGCCGGACGCCTGGAGGGCAGCGGCAGCCTGGGCGGCGAGCTGCTGGCGCCGCGGATCGATGGCCGTGTGCAGCTGCGCGATGGTGAGATCGGCGGCGGCGAGCTGCCGAGCAACTTCCGCGACCTGCAGCTGCAGGCGAATATCGCCGGCGAACGCCTGCAGCTGGACGGCGGTTGGCGCAGCGGTGAGCAGGGGCGCGGCGAGTTGTCCGGCGAGCTGACCTGGGCCAGCGGCCTGCAGGGGCAGCTGCGCGTGCGTGGCAGACGCCTGCCGGTCAGCGTCGAACCCTATGCGGAGCTGGAGGTCGAGCCGGATCTGCGGCTGAGCCTGGCAGCGGATCAGCTGGCCCTGAGCGGCAAGGTGGCGATACCCCGCGGCAAGATCCAGATACGCGAGCTGCCGCCGTCCACCGTGCAGCTGTCCGATGACGCCGTGATAGTCGGTCAGGACAGCCCGCCGGCCCGGGCGCCGGCCATCGCCATGGATATCGACGTGGAGGTCGGCCAGGACCGCCTGAGCTTCTCCGGTTTCGGCCTGAGGGCCGATCTGGCCGGACGTGTGCACATCGGCGACGACCTCGACACCCGCGGCGAACTGAACCTCAACAACGGACGCTTCCGTGCCTATGGCCAGCGCCTGACCATTCGCCGCGCACGCCTGCTGTTCGCCGGGCCCATCGACCAGCCGTTCCTCGACATCGAGGCGATCCGTCGGGTCGATCAGGTGGTCGCCGGTCTGCGTCTGAGCGGCCGCGCCGAGCAACCCAGGAGCGAGGTGTTCTCCGAGCCGGCGATGAGCCAGGAGCAGGCCCTGTCCTACCTGGTGCTCGGCCGGCCACAGGGGCAGGGCAGTGGCGACAACAACCTGCTGGCCCAGGCGGCCCTGGCCATGGGGCTGGCCAGCAGCGCCTCGCTGACCGGCGGCCTGGCCCAGCGCCTGGGCATCGAGGACTTCCAGCTCGACAGCGAGGGCAGCGGGGTAACCACCAGCGTGGTGGCCAGCGGCAACCTGTCCGAGCGCCTGAGCCTGCGTTACGGCGTCGGCGTGTTCGAGCCGGCCAATACCCTGGCGCTGCGCTACCAGTTGAGCAAGCGCCTGTACCTGGAGGCCGCCAGCGGCCTGGCCAGTTCCCTGGACCTGTTCTACCGCCGCGACTTCTAG
- a CDS encoding autotransporter assembly complex protein TamA, protein MTILEKLCAGLALLLLSATILAEARLEVRVQPANKALKSNIEGHIGSLGKRDPESLQRFRRVAEAQARKAVQALGYYRARIASEVIAGEPHRLIIEVDPGEPVRLREVVLRVEGPASQLQAFRVPGDAQLRSGAVLNHGRYDAAKRQIQNQASRYGFFAGRFAQQQLRIDPDAGVADIALVYDSGPRYRLGAVRFSGDAPFDEELLRRMVPFEADSPYDSELIAELYQSMRASGYFETVRVDADPATAVQQAIPVEVQLQVRKPRSLGLGLGVSTDVGVRGRANWTRHYANRKGHSYGAELELSQPRQNVGLWYDVPRDPPLTDKLRYAGGYQYEELADTDSLSRLLTIGPEWHSRLDSGWQRVISLKWQREEYRLGDDSGLSTLLMPGISYAYLHSDNQLDPNRGYRLQFDLAGAKQGLLADADVIHGTVLLKGLTTLADKHRLLGRVQLGATESGGFKGVPPSLRFFAGGDQSVRGYDYQSLSPENAQGDKIGGRYLFAVSAEYQYGLTERWRLATFVDQGNSFNALELPSLKSAVGFGLRWVSPVGPLRLDLAHPLDDQGGVRLHFSMGPEL, encoded by the coding sequence ATGACCATCCTCGAAAAGCTCTGCGCCGGCCTGGCGCTGCTGTTGCTCAGTGCCACCATCCTCGCCGAGGCGCGGCTGGAGGTGCGGGTGCAGCCGGCCAACAAGGCCCTGAAGAGCAACATCGAGGGGCACATCGGCAGCCTCGGCAAGCGTGATCCGGAGTCCCTGCAGCGCTTTCGCCGGGTGGCCGAGGCCCAGGCGCGCAAGGCCGTTCAGGCACTGGGCTATTACCGGGCGCGGATCGCCAGCGAGGTGATCGCCGGAGAGCCGCACCGCCTGATCATCGAAGTCGATCCCGGCGAGCCGGTGCGCTTGCGCGAGGTGGTCCTCAGGGTCGAGGGGCCGGCCAGCCAGCTACAAGCCTTCCGCGTGCCCGGCGATGCCCAGCTGCGCAGCGGCGCGGTGCTCAACCATGGCCGCTACGACGCCGCCAAGCGGCAGATCCAGAACCAGGCCTCGCGTTACGGCTTCTTCGCCGGACGCTTCGCCCAGCAGCAGCTGCGCATCGACCCGGACGCCGGGGTGGCCGATATCGCCCTGGTCTACGACAGCGGCCCGCGCTACCGCCTGGGGGCGGTGCGATTCAGCGGCGACGCGCCGTTCGACGAGGAGCTGCTGCGGCGCATGGTGCCGTTCGAGGCCGACAGCCCCTACGACTCGGAGCTGATCGCCGAGCTGTATCAGTCGATGCGCGCCAGTGGCTATTTCGAAACGGTGCGGGTCGATGCCGACCCGGCCACCGCCGTGCAGCAGGCCATCCCGGTCGAGGTCCAGTTGCAGGTGCGCAAGCCGCGCAGCCTGGGCCTGGGCCTGGGCGTCTCCACCGATGTCGGGGTGCGTGGGCGGGCCAACTGGACACGCCACTATGCGAACCGCAAAGGTCACAGCTACGGTGCCGAGCTGGAGCTGTCGCAGCCGCGGCAGAACGTCGGCCTGTGGTACGACGTGCCCCGCGATCCGCCGCTGACCGACAAGCTGCGCTACGCCGGTGGCTACCAGTACGAGGAGCTGGCCGACACCGACAGCCTCAGCCGCCTGCTGACCATCGGCCCCGAGTGGCACAGCCGGCTGGACAGCGGCTGGCAGCGAGTCATCTCGCTGAAATGGCAGCGCGAGGAGTATCGCCTGGGCGATGACTCCGGCCTCAGTACCCTGTTGATGCCCGGCATCAGTTACGCCTACCTGCACAGCGACAATCAGCTGGACCCCAATCGGGGCTATCGCCTGCAGTTCGACCTGGCGGGGGCCAAGCAGGGGCTGCTTGCGGATGCCGACGTCATCCACGGCACCGTACTGCTCAAGGGCCTCACCACCCTGGCGGACAAGCACCGCCTGCTCGGCCGGGTGCAGCTCGGCGCCACCGAATCCGGCGGCTTCAAGGGGGTGCCGCCGTCGCTGCGCTTCTTCGCCGGCGGCGACCAGAGCGTGCGCGGTTATGACTACCAGAGCCTGTCGCCGGAAAATGCCCAGGGCGACAAGATCGGCGGCCGCTACCTGTTCGCAGTCAGTGCCGAGTACCAGTACGGTCTGACCGAGCGCTGGCGTCTGGCGACCTTCGTCGACCAGGGCAACAGCTTCAACGCCCTGGAACTGCCCAGCCTGAAGAGCGCGGTGGGGTTCGGTCTGCGCTGGGTGTCGCCGGTCGGCCCGCTGCGCCTGGACCTGGCTCACCCGCTGGATGACCAAGGCGGCGTGCGCCTGCACTTCTCCATGGGGCCCGAGCTGTGA
- a CDS encoding GNAT family N-acetyltransferase: MPNSPAEIRQLDGGYAREARSLLYHAYRHEPTFAYLFEAGRTGYDQRVRATVRELVQQHFSEDLPALGLLIDDRLIGMALIAPPQRRLDITESWGWRMRMLLTTGFRCTRRYLEYHDAVLACLPPGTYHLLPLLGIHPEFQGQHYGEQLLEALHNWCAEDGSSQGVVLDTGDEHYLDFYQRQGYQEVGQVAVGPIVEHVFFHPNPQPAVKASA; this comes from the coding sequence ATGCCCAACAGTCCAGCCGAGATTCGCCAGCTCGATGGCGGCTATGCCCGCGAGGCCCGCTCGCTGCTGTACCACGCCTACCGTCACGAACCCACCTTCGCCTACCTGTTCGAGGCCGGTCGCACGGGCTATGACCAGCGCGTAAGGGCCACGGTGCGCGAGCTGGTGCAGCAGCATTTCAGCGAGGACCTGCCGGCCCTGGGCCTGCTGATCGACGACCGCCTGATCGGCATGGCGCTGATCGCGCCGCCCCAGCGGCGTCTGGACATCACCGAAAGCTGGGGCTGGCGCATGCGCATGCTGCTGACCACCGGCTTTCGCTGCACCCGGCGCTACCTGGAGTACCACGATGCCGTGCTGGCCTGCCTGCCGCCGGGTACCTATCACCTGTTGCCGCTGCTCGGCATCCATCCGGAGTTCCAGGGCCAGCACTACGGCGAGCAGCTGCTCGAGGCGCTGCACAACTGGTGCGCGGAGGATGGCAGTTCCCAGGGCGTGGTGCTGGACACCGGTGACGAGCACTACCTGGACTTCTACCAGCGTCAGGGCTACCAGGAGGTCGGCCAGGTGGCGGTCGGCCCCATAGTCGAGCACGTGTTTTTCCATCCCAATCCGCAGCCTGCGGTCAAGGCCAGCGCCTGA